The following proteins are co-located in the Acidicapsa acidisoli genome:
- a CDS encoding TonB-dependent receptor has protein sequence MLQAETKLCVVKNEAGQKARTGVQPKVHSGRAMIFAHTIVLLVLASLAASTMSAQETRATLSGTVFDPSSATIVGATLKLTNIATGVSATATSNTDGQYRFLFVDPGTYTLSTEAQGFQTFVENGIVLNVSQASTIDVRMALGSQSSTVTVTSDQPLLETEKSDRGVVLSTSQVEEVPLAVRNPIELVEAVPGVTQVTQRYDLLPFTNSGNSAYSFNGMNGDATENLLDGAPNDMLYTTNALAYIPAVDAVAEFKAITAPFDAQYGRNGGGVISVATKSGTNAFHGTAYDFINRPWLFANTYANDAAHVKKSNQSLNEYGYTLGGPVRIPHIYNGTDKTFFFNSWEGYNELINLVTGTSVPTALQRQGDFSQTFNSSGQLITIYDPNSGHLVNGVWTRDPFPGNKIPANEIDPVGQALANAYPLPNTNQNATVNWQNNYLGNNVTDDGPFHNVLARIDHTFSDREKMYVRYAWNKAYITGNSNNLPGIGADLRDGTKVNNDVVADSVSVLTPNVVLDLRASLTRWTQNFLPNNWTSFNGTDIGLPAATVAQFQSPHWFPYTTVTNYQYLGSSSGNIVFEPTTALTAEPTLILTKGRESIKFGLDWRWTRFDDFTGAYGGGTFGITPGFTQQNYLVSDPLSGNSIASMLVGGAATGEADVLPKPYYSLVYYGLWVQDDIKLTPRLTVNAGLRYDIQTPITDRHNQLTHGFDFAGVNPISAAIGQNVYGGLGFVGVGGNSRSPFNVDLTSFQPRFGAAYRLRTDIALRGGWGIFYVPQYSQASSSGFSQTTPYVGTLNNGETIANPLSNPFPSGILAPTGSSAGLATLNGKNPSFSDPSGRIGHVQVFSFGLQKEFPARITLDLAYAGSRANQIPVQGLNIDALTAANLALGNSDLGGSSSYLTKQVPNPFQGLLPTTSLNGPTISRQQSLLPFPEFTSVTENDVPLGHYWYNAFQLNMQQHSWHHFDTMVSYTFSKSLEAITYLNPQDAFVHAPALQPGSPDASTFTDDSLTSPTHSYAPYDRKHRIDFTPVYELPFGKGRELFSGANKVVNVFISGWQGSGHILFQTGAPMTGPAGVALVGNPGVPNKSWLQMFNSGTTQLNGTVTNQVAGLAPAWRVLPAFALRTVPLQMGNIRDRWGTETNLTLSKNNYIHETMNLQLRVEFLNAFNHPIFGGDPNINYTSPQFGQLIRANGQTNVPRTIQPAIRFVF, from the coding sequence ATGCTTCAAGCAGAAACGAAGCTATGTGTCGTAAAAAATGAGGCAGGCCAAAAAGCGAGAACGGGGGTGCAGCCAAAGGTGCACTCCGGACGCGCAATGATCTTTGCTCACACAATCGTTCTCTTGGTTCTGGCGTCCTTGGCTGCCAGTACGATGAGTGCGCAGGAGACGCGCGCCACGCTGAGCGGCACCGTGTTCGACCCCAGCTCTGCGACGATCGTAGGCGCAACGCTCAAGCTGACCAATATAGCCACGGGCGTAAGCGCTACCGCAACGTCGAACACGGACGGCCAATATCGGTTTCTCTTTGTCGATCCGGGAACCTACACACTCTCGACCGAGGCGCAAGGCTTTCAAACCTTTGTAGAGAATGGAATCGTTCTCAACGTCAGTCAGGCATCCACGATCGATGTTCGCATGGCGCTTGGATCACAGTCGTCCACCGTGACCGTGACCAGCGATCAGCCCCTGCTTGAAACCGAGAAGTCCGACCGGGGTGTCGTTCTCTCCACCAGTCAGGTGGAAGAAGTCCCACTCGCGGTGCGCAACCCGATCGAACTGGTGGAAGCTGTTCCCGGTGTAACTCAGGTCACGCAACGATATGACCTGCTTCCGTTTACCAACAGCGGTAACTCCGCCTACTCGTTCAACGGCATGAACGGCGACGCAACTGAGAATCTTCTGGACGGCGCGCCAAACGACATGCTGTACACGACGAACGCACTCGCCTACATCCCGGCTGTCGACGCCGTGGCCGAGTTCAAGGCGATCACTGCGCCCTTCGACGCGCAGTATGGCCGCAATGGCGGCGGCGTCATCTCCGTTGCCACGAAGAGCGGCACCAACGCGTTTCACGGAACAGCATACGATTTCATCAATCGCCCCTGGCTGTTCGCCAATACCTATGCCAACGACGCTGCCCATGTAAAGAAGAGCAATCAGTCTCTCAACGAATACGGCTATACCCTGGGCGGCCCTGTGCGGATTCCGCACATCTACAACGGCACAGACAAGACCTTCTTCTTCAACAGCTGGGAAGGCTACAACGAACTAATCAATCTCGTAACAGGCACGTCGGTTCCAACGGCTTTGCAGCGCCAGGGCGACTTCTCGCAGACCTTCAACAGCAGCGGTCAACTCATCACCATCTACGACCCGAATTCAGGTCATCTCGTCAATGGCGTCTGGACGCGCGACCCGTTTCCGGGCAACAAGATCCCTGCGAACGAAATCGATCCTGTAGGCCAGGCGCTGGCGAATGCCTATCCTTTGCCCAATACAAACCAGAACGCGACAGTGAATTGGCAGAACAATTACCTAGGCAACAATGTCACCGACGACGGACCTTTCCACAACGTGCTTGCACGCATCGACCACACCTTCTCGGATCGCGAAAAGATGTATGTTCGTTACGCGTGGAACAAGGCATATATCACCGGTAATTCGAACAATCTTCCCGGTATCGGAGCCGACCTGCGCGATGGAACAAAAGTAAATAACGACGTGGTTGCGGACTCCGTGTCAGTGCTTACGCCAAACGTCGTTCTCGATCTGCGCGCGTCGCTCACCCGCTGGACGCAGAACTTCCTTCCCAACAATTGGACCTCCTTCAACGGTACAGATATCGGGTTGCCGGCCGCTACGGTCGCTCAGTTCCAATCGCCGCATTGGTTCCCGTATACCACCGTGACGAATTATCAATACCTTGGCTCTTCGTCCGGCAACATCGTGTTTGAACCTACGACAGCTCTTACCGCTGAACCTACTCTGATCCTGACGAAGGGACGCGAATCCATCAAGTTCGGGCTTGATTGGCGATGGACGCGCTTCGACGATTTCACTGGAGCCTATGGCGGCGGAACGTTCGGCATCACGCCGGGCTTTACGCAGCAGAACTATCTTGTCTCTGATCCACTGAGCGGCAATAGTATTGCTTCCATGCTCGTCGGCGGAGCTGCGACAGGGGAAGCGGATGTTCTTCCCAAGCCCTATTACAGCCTTGTGTACTACGGCCTCTGGGTGCAGGACGATATCAAGCTGACTCCCAGGCTGACTGTCAACGCAGGCCTCCGCTATGACATCCAGACGCCGATCACAGACAGGCACAACCAGCTCACACACGGATTCGATTTCGCGGGAGTGAACCCGATCAGTGCAGCAATTGGCCAAAACGTCTACGGCGGTCTCGGCTTTGTGGGTGTCGGCGGCAACTCGCGTTCGCCGTTTAATGTCGATTTGACCAGCTTCCAGCCCCGCTTTGGCGCGGCTTACCGCTTGCGCACTGATATCGCTCTCCGAGGCGGTTGGGGCATCTTCTATGTTCCGCAGTATTCTCAGGCGAGCAGCAGCGGCTTCAGTCAAACCACACCGTATGTGGGTACGCTCAACAATGGCGAGACCATCGCGAATCCGCTATCTAATCCCTTCCCCTCAGGCATCCTCGCACCTACCGGATCCTCCGCCGGTCTTGCCACGTTGAATGGCAAGAATCCCTCTTTCTCCGACCCCAGCGGCAGGATCGGCCACGTGCAGGTTTTCTCGTTCGGACTCCAGAAGGAATTTCCAGCGCGCATCACTTTGGACCTGGCGTACGCAGGCTCCAGGGCCAACCAGATTCCTGTTCAAGGTCTGAATATCGATGCGCTGACTGCGGCGAATCTTGCTTTGGGTAACAGCGATCTTGGGGGATCCTCCAGCTATCTCACTAAACAGGTGCCAAATCCATTTCAGGGGTTGCTGCCAACCACGTCGCTCAATGGGCCAACCATCAGCCGGCAGCAGTCCCTGCTTCCGTTCCCGGAGTTCACTTCCGTTACCGAGAACGACGTTCCCCTCGGCCATTACTGGTACAACGCGTTTCAACTGAATATGCAACAGCATTCATGGCATCACTTCGATACGATGGTGTCGTACACGTTCTCCAAGAGTCTTGAGGCGATTACCTACCTGAACCCTCAGGATGCGTTCGTCCACGCACCGGCATTGCAGCCAGGCTCGCCCGATGCCAGCACATTTACGGATGACTCTCTGACCTCGCCCACGCATAGCTATGCGCCCTATGACCGCAAGCACCGCATCGATTTCACGCCGGTGTACGAGCTGCCTTTCGGTAAGGGGAGGGAGTTGTTTAGCGGAGCTAATAAGGTCGTCAACGTCTTCATCAGCGGTTGGCAAGGCTCGGGACATATCCTCTTCCAGACCGGCGCGCCCATGACCGGTCCAGCCGGAGTCGCTCTGGTCGGCAACCCCGGCGTTCCCAATAAATCATGGCTGCAGATGTTCAACAGCGGCACGACCCAGCTAAACGGCACCGTGACCAATCAGGTGGCCGGACTGGCGCCAGCCTGGCGTGTGCTCCCAGCGTTCGCTCTGAGAACCGTCCCGCTGCAGATGGGAAACATACGAGATCGCTGGGGAACTGAAACAAATCTCACCCTCTCTAAGAACAACTACATTCACGAGACAATGAATCTGCAGCTTCGCGTCGAATTTCTGAACGCATTCAATCACCCGATTTTCGGCGGCGATCCTAACATCAATTACACATCGCCTCAGTTCGGGCAACTCATTCGCGCCAACGGGCAGACCAACGTGCCGCGGACGATTCAACCTGCCATTCGATTCGTCTTCTAA